The DNA window GTCGCGGTTCTCGGTGTGGGTGACCACAACTGGGCGGACACCTACCAGGCGATCCCGCAGCGCATCGATGAACGCCTCGGCGAGCTGGGAGCCAACCGATTGGTCCCGCGGGCAGCAGCCGACACCTCGGGGGATATGGTCGGCACGATCGAGGAGTTCGCCGCCGCGCTGTGGGCATCGCTGGCCGAACGCTTCGGAGACCCCGACGCCGCGCCACTCACGGATGCGGCCGAACCGCTCTACGAGTTGCGCCGGATCGTCGGGCCGGTGACGGCCGCGATGGACGCACGGTCGTCGGTGATCCCGATGACCATCGTCGAGAACACCCAACTGGTCAGCCCCGGGCTGGGTCAAGCCAAAACCAGTGTCCGCGTCGACCTTCCGGACGGCGTCGACTACCAAACGGGCGACCACCTCACGGTGATGGCCGACAATCCACCCGAGGTAGTCGACGCGGTTTTGGCGCAACTCGGCATCGACCCTGGACTGAGGCTGGCAATCAACCCTCGGCGCAGCTCGCGGCGGCTCATTGCGCTGGATCGAGAGGTCAGCGCACGAGAACTGCTGACGCACTTCGTCGAATTGCGGAAACCGGTGACCAGCAGTCAGTTACGAAGCCTTGCGGCGGCCAACAGCAATCCTGAAGAGTGCCAGCGGCTTAACCAACTGGCCGAGGCCCCAGACGGCTGCCCGCTCAGCGTGTTCGAGTGCCTCGACGAATACCCGGCTTGCGTTCTCACCGGTGCCGAACTCCTCGAACTGCTCGACCCCATGGTGCCGAGGCACTATTCAATCGCGTCATCGTCAATGCTGTCACCACGCACGGTAGGACTGGTCGTCAGTGTGCTCGATGCGCCGGCTCGTTCCGGTCACGGCCTGTTCAAGGGCGTCGCGTCCAACTACCTCGCGACAGTCCAACCCGGACAAGTGATCCGGGCGCGGGTGGACCCGGCTCGGCAGGCGTTCCGGGCCGGTGCCGATCCGGCCAAGAACGTGATCCTGGTCAGCGCCGGTACCGGTGTCGCACCGTTTCTCGGTTTCCTCGGTGACCGACTCGCCGCACAGCGTGCCGGAATGCCGGTGGAGCCGGCGCTGTGCTTCTTCGGGGTGCGTGATCCGGAGGTCGACTACATCTTCCGAGACCGGTTCGAGCAGGCCGAAGCCATCGGTATCGTGCAGATGCGCCCGGCCTTCTCTCGCGCGCCGCAGGACGGGGTTCGCTACGTGCAGGACCGGATCGCCGCGGACGCCGACGAGGTGTGGAACCTGCTAGGCGACCCGGCCAAGGACACCCACGTCTACGTGTGCGGCGACGGCGCACGGATGGCGCCGTCGGTGCGCGGGTCCTTCCTCGACATCTATCGGGCACGGACGGGCGATGACGACGAGCAGGCCCGCGATTGGCTGAACGCTCTCATCGAATCCGACCACTACGTCGAGGATGTGTGGGCGGGGTGAACCTCGTCATGGTTACGCGGCAGCTGTTGCGACGCAATGGCCAGCGACTAGGAAGCGTCGCGCAGGCGGGTCTCCACATCCTTGATTCCCTGGCGCAGGTGCTGTGCCAGGTACCATTCCTCACCGCTATGGGCATCGCGTAGCGCCATGTCGACTGCCGCCTTGGCGTCCGAGAGGTGCCCTCGGCGTTCGTCGCCCTGAGCGGTGATGGCATGAAGGACAGCCCGCACGGCCTCCTGGCAGGCAGTGGCGAAACCGCCGAGATGTGTGACCGACATGCTGACCCCTTTTTCCGCCTGGTCACCGGGATGCCCGCTGTACAGGGCGACAAACATTCCTTCGTCGCGGCAATTCGAGTCCCGCCGACTCCGCCGACGAGCGCCTCAGGGGAGGGCCGGTTAGTTTCCGGCCTCGATTGACGCGACTCTTGCGGCCGCGTCGGGACCGCAGAAGCGCTGCAGGTCCACTCCGCCCGCGCCGAGCAGGTCGTCAATGCGGCGCTTGAGGTCGCCCGACGAAATGTGGGTGTACAGGTTTCCACCGGGGCAAGAGGTTTGGGCCAGGTCCCGATGGCCCGCCAGTGTGTCGGTCGAAATGTGAAAATTCTGAGCCGCCCATGCGAACGCGCGAGCCGCTCCCTGGAGCTGGGCCTCCGGCACAGCCTCTTGATCGAAGTCTCCTTCGCAGAGGACCAGGAAATGGCCCGTCGTGTCGTAGTCCGTCGCGGTGTCGCCCGCGATCTCGGTGCTCCGCAGCTCGTAGATGTTGCCATTGCGGTCGACGCCGACGTGATAGGCGATGTCGATCCAGCCGTGTTGGTCCTGGTGGTATCGCTGATCCTGTCGGAGATGGCTTGGGGCATGGCGGTTTTCGCCCAGGACGACGGCCTCGTGGTGCAGAGTCATCCGGGTGATGGTGTGGCGCTTTCCTCCGGAGCGGGCCGGTCGCGCGCCCCAGGCGTCGCGGCATAACAACGGTGCCGAAGTCGCAGCGGTCAGGCGTGCATTGATTGTCGACGTGGCGGGAGGAGCCGGAACCGAAGGCGGCTTCGGGCGGGTCTCAGACGCCGAGGCCGAGTTCGTTTGGGTCGCACTCGAGCAGCTGCCGACCAGGGACGCCACCCCGGCGCCGCCGGCCAGCGCCAGCAGCTGACGGCGACTGACACGAGCTGGCCCACCGCACGCAGGCTCACACACGGTCCTCACGATACGGGCGTGACGCCGGCCCGCGGGACGTCTTGCTTTATGTCCCACCTAACGCGTCCCGCACGCGTCCGCGCGCCCGGTCGAGCCGGACGGCGGCCTCGGTCGCGTCAACGCCCGCGACCAGGGCGACGATCGCGGTCTTGGCGTGACCGCGCGCGGCGGCGAGCGCGGCGATCGCCGTCTCCTCGTCGACTCCCGCCGCGTCGCGGACGATCCGCACCGCGCGGCGGCGCACCTTCGCATTGGTCGC is part of the Mycobacterium mantenii genome and encodes:
- a CDS encoding N-acetylmuramoyl-L-alanine amidase, coding for MLCRDAWGARPARSGGKRHTITRMTLHHEAVVLGENRHAPSHLRQDQRYHQDQHGWIDIAYHVGVDRNGNIYELRSTEIAGDTATDYDTTGHFLVLCEGDFDQEAVPEAQLQGAARAFAWAAQNFHISTDTLAGHRDLAQTSCPGGNLYTHISSGDLKRRIDDLLGAGGVDLQRFCGPDAAARVASIEAGN